The following proteins are encoded in a genomic region of Amphiura filiformis chromosome 11, Afil_fr2py, whole genome shotgun sequence:
- the LOC140164141 gene encoding LOW QUALITY PROTEIN: myosin-3-like (The sequence of the model RefSeq protein was modified relative to this genomic sequence to represent the inferred CDS: inserted 9 bases in 7 codons; deleted 4 bases in 3 codons; substituted 1 base at 1 genomic stop codon), with protein MGDVDYENKTVEALQAEEDKVNHLSKVKAKLESNIDELEDNLEHEKKARADVEKVKRKLEGDLKMTQETVEELEHAKRDLEEHVKKRDYEIQQLSSKLEDEQGLVAQLQKKIKELQVRSIRAQSFQCVRNIFVVRTQMRGSNGITEIKNSTTEYHPYRITKTRKTSSSSVNLFKLQEFPAALKSSRRNLRPKDRLKAKRELEDLSDRLEEQGGATNVQIELNKRREAEVTKLKRELEDTTCRVKQTSAALRKKHQDAVSELXENCEALNRTKSKIDKERQQLKAEVDDLSGNIEMLQRSKINSDKTAHQLEAQLXEANARLDEFQRQIAELNSHKSRMSQENADLQRQLEEAESGGSXITKLRAQLSAQLEDLKRQLEDESRQRHSIQAQYKNAIHENDQLREAVDEEAEGKAEATRNLAKVNSELSALRAKFDGEAVQRAEELEEQRKKLEAKLAALEEQLATALSKNSSLEKTKARLAGECEDLMIDVERQANLCAALEKKQKNFDKMAAEWQARINELTAELEASLTRSTCLSTELFKFKSVHEESLETIEIIRXENKNLQDEIQDLTDQLGEGGRTAHDLQKALKRAEMEKEELQAALEEAEGALEQEEAKVVRAQLEVTQIKSEIERRLREKDEEFEVTRKNHAKALESMQASLEAXAKGRADAQRLKKKLETEVNELEIQLDAANRNYAEASKTVKKLQITIKELQAQLDDEQRAREDLRDQFQLTERRCNMLLTELEELRAAPRAPERGRKLAEGELSDATDRVSELTVSVHSLTAQRRQVEPELSTARSEYEEAVNDARNKDEMAKKAMTDVSLRLAEELRSEQDHAMHSEKMRKGLELTLKDMQARLMRLXGQALQGGRRMIQKLEQRVKEPEHDYEGEQRRRGDTEKNLRKQERRLKEVIYAAEEDHKNAERMXETVEKLNTRCKIFKRQVEETEEQVNINLAKWRRCKLELEDAEERVEIAESQLNKLRAXHRSQITTTRTMVLVDYGDYQIASGSW; from the exons ATGGGGGACGTTGACTATGAAAat AAAACCGTAGAAGCCCTGCAAGCCGAGGAGGATAAGGTCAACCACCTCAGCAAGGTCAAAGCCAAGCTCGAATCCAATATTGATGAG TTGGAAGATAACTTGGAACATGAGAAGAAAGCACGAGCCGATGTAGAGAAGGTGAAGCGTAAGCTTGAAGGAGACCTCAAGATGACTCAGGAGACTGTTGAAGAGCTAGAGCACGCCAAACGCGATCTAGAGGAGCACGTCAAGAA GCGTGATTATGAGATCCAACAGCTTAGCAGCAAGTTGGAGGATGAACAAGGTTTGGTCGCACAACTGCAGAAGAAGATCAAGGAACTGCAGGTAAGATCAATAAGAGCTCAATCATTCCAATGTGTCAGAAATATATTTGTTGTCAGAACACAGATGAGAGGGTCCAATGGCAT TACTGAAATCAAGAACTCTACTACAGAGTATCATCCGTATCGCATAACCAAAACGAGGAAAACGAGCAGCTCCAGCGTTAATTTGTTTAAATTGCAGGAATTTCCA GCTGCATTGAAGAGCTCGAGGAGGAACTTGAGGCCGAAAGACAGGCTCAAAGCTAAG CGTGAACTCGAAGACCTTAGTGACCGTCTAGAGGAACAAGGTGGTGCAACGAACGTCCAAATTGAACTTAATAAGAGACGTGAGGCAGAAGTCACAAAACTGAAGCGTGAATTGGAAGATACCACATGCAGAGTGAAGCAAACATCAGCAGCGCTGCGAAAGAAACACCAAGATGCCGTGTCTGAAC CAGAGAACTGCGAGGCTCTCAACAGAACTAAGTCAAA GATTGACAAAGAACGTCAACAACTCAAGGCAGAGGTAGATGACCTTTCAGGTAACATTGAAATGCTCCAGAGGTCAAAG ATTAATTCAGACAAAACCGCACATCAACTAGAAGCCCAAC GAGAAGCAAATGCTCGCCTTGATGAATTTCAACGCCAGATTGCCGAACTTAACAGCCACAAGAGCCGCATGTCTCAGGAGAATGCTGATCTTCAACGCCAACTCGAAGAAGCCGAGAGCGGCGGAA GCATCACCAAGCTTCGTGCACAGCTGTCTGCTCAACTTGAAGATCTCAAGAGACAGCTTGAGGACGAAAGCAGG CAAAGGCACTCAATCCAAGCTCAGTACAAGAATGCTATACATGAGAACGACCAGCTCAGAGAGGCTGTGGATGAGGAAGCAGAAGGCAAAGCTGAAGCCACACGCAATCTTGCTAAAGTCAACAGTGAGCTCTCCGCCCTGCGCGCCAAATTCGACGGTGAGGCCGTTCAACGTGCAGAGGAATTGGAAGAACAGAGGAAGAAGCTCGAAGCTAAACTTGCAGCCCTTGAAGAACAACTCGCCACAGCTCTTAGCAAGAACAGCAGCTTGGAGAAGACCAAAGCAAGACTGGCTGGTGAATGCGAGGATCTGATGATTGATGTTGAGAGA CAAGCCAACCTGTGCGCAGCCTTGGAGAAGAAGCAGAAGAACTTCGACAAGATGGCCGCAGAATGGCAGGCGAGAATTAATGAGCTCACTGCAGAATTGGAAGCATCATTAACGCGAAGCACGTGCCTA TCTACAGAACTCTTCAAATTCAAGAGTGTACACGAAGAGAGCCTTGAAACAATCGAGATCATCA AGGAGAACAAGAACTTGCAAG ATGAGATTCAAGATCTTACCGATCAGCTTGGTGAGGGTGGCAGGACCGCACACGACCTCCAGAAAGCACTCAAACGTGCCGAGATGGAGAAGGAAGAGCTGCAAGCCGCACTGGAAGAGGCTGAAGGTGCTCTGGAACAGGAAGAGGCTAAGGTGGTGAGAGCTCAACTTGAGGTCACACAGATCAAGTCTGAAATTGAACGCCGCCTCCGTGAGAAGGATGAAGAGTTCGAAGTCACCCG CAAGAACCACGCGAAGGCCCTGGAATCTATGCAAGCCAGTCTGGAGGC GGCCAAGGGTAGGGCTGATGCTCAACGTCTTAAGAAGAAGCTTGAGACAGAAGTGAATGAGCTTGAAATCCAACTTGATGCCGCTAACAGGAACTATGCTGAAGCATCCAAGACTGTCAAGAAATTGCAAATCACCATCAAG GAACTGCAAGCTCAACTTGATGACGAA CAACGTGCACGTGAAGATCTACGTGACCAGTTCCAACTCACAGAACGTCGCTGCAACATGCTTCTTACCGAGCTGGAAGAGCTCCGTGCTGCTCCTCGAGCACCTGAGCGTGGACGCAAACTTGCCGAAGGTGAACTCTCCGATGCCACTGACCGTGTATCCGAACTGACTGTATCCGTCCACAGCCTAACTGCCCAACGCCGGCAGGTTGAACCCGAATTGTCTACTGCCCGCTCTGAGTATGAAGAAGCTGTCAATGATGCAAGAAACAAGGATGAGATGGCTAAGAAGGCTATGACCGATGTAA GCCTGCGCTTGGCAGAGGAACTACGATCAGAACAAGACCACGCTATGCACAGCGAGAAGATGCGTAAGGGATTGGAACTTACCCTGAAAGACATGCAAGCACGTCTGATGAGGTT AGGCCAAGCACTCCAAGGAGGCAGGCGAATGATCCAGAAACTGGAACAGAGA GTGAAGGAACCTGAACACGACTATGAAGGTGAACAACGCCGCCGTGGTGACACC GAGAAGAACTTGCGCAAACAGGAACGCCGTCTGAAGGAAGTCATCTATGCTGCAGAGGAAGACCATAAGAATGCTGAGAGAATGTAGGAAACCGTTGAGAAACTCAACACCAGATGCAAGATCTTCAAACGCCAAGTGGAAGAAACC GAGGAGCAAGTGAACATCAACCTTGCCAAGTGGCGCCGTTGCAAACTGGAGCTTGAAGATGCTGAGGAGCGTGTTGAGATTGCAGAGAGCCAACTGAACAAACTCCGAG AACATCGCAGCCAAATCACCACAACACGCACTATGGTACTTGTTGATTATGGGGATTATCAAATTGCTTCAGGAAGTTGGTGA